Genomic segment of Prosthecobacter vanneervenii:
TTCATCTTTATAACTACCCCGACCTCAAAAATCCCTCTCCTGCTGGCACCCGAATTGCTGCTTGATTCTTGGTGACTGGTGGAGATTGATGACGCCCCCATGGCCCGCCTCCCCTTCCCGATATGATTGTGTGGGATAACTTTTTCTGGTTTACCAGCTACATCCTCGTCTTCACCGCCCTGTCCGCCTTTGGTGCGCACAGAATCAAGGTGTTATATCACTTCTGGAAGCACCGTGACGACGTGCCCGTGCCTGCCTATGAGTTCAAGGAACTGCCCTTCGTGACGGTGCAGCTGCCCATCTTTAACGAACTCCATGTGGTGGAAAACCTGCTGCGCACCGTCAGCGCCCTGGACTACCCCCGCGACCGCCTGCAGATCCAGGTGCTGGACGATTCCACGGACGAAACCGCCCCCCACGCTGAGAAGCTCTCCGCCGACCTCAAGGCCCAGGGCTTCGACATCGAGTACCGCCACCGCACCAACCGCCACGGCTTCAAAGCCGGTGCGCTGGACGAAGGCATGGCCACCGCCAAGGGCGAGTACATCTGCATCTTTGACGCCGACTTTCAGCCCGCGCCCGACTACCTGAAGCAGGTGATCCACCACTTCTCCAACGAGCGGGTGGGCATGGTGCAGGCCCGCTGGGGGCACCTGAACAAGGACTTCTCCCTCCTCACCAAGCTGCAGGCCCTGTTTCTGGACGGGCACCTGGTGCTGGAGCAGACCGCCCGCAGCCGCCATGGCGAATTCCTCAACTTCAACGGCACCGCCGGCATCTGGCGCCGCAAGGCCATCGAAGACGGCGGCGGCTGGCAGCACGATACACTGACGGAGGATCTGGACCTCAGCTACCGCGCCCAGCTCAGGGGCTGGAAATTCATCTACCTCAAAGACGTTGTCGTGCCCGCCGAGCTGCCTCCGGACATGGACGGCTTCAAGAGCCAGCAGCACCGCTGGACCAAGGGCAGCATCCAGGTGTGCAAAAAGATCCTCATGGACGTCTGGCGCAGCGACATCCCTCTGCGTCTCAAGATCGAGGCCACCTCCCACCTGACCTCAAACTTTGCCTACCTGCTCACGCTTTGCACGCTGGTGCTGATGTATCCGGCGAACTTCGTCATGGGCAGCTCCTGGCACAAGGCGGTGTTTGTGGACGTGCCGGTGTTCTTCTTCGCCTCCCTCAGCGTCGTGATTTTCTACATGACGGCCCAGGGTGCGCAGCAGCGCGGCGGCTGGCTGAAAACCCTGCCCTACGTGCCCATGCTGCTGGCGCTCGGCATCGGCATGAGCATCAACAACGGCAAGGCCGTGCTGGAGGCGCTCATGAACCAGTCCTCGGAATTTGTGCGCACACCGAAGTATGGCGTGGAAAGCAAGGCCCAGGCCGCGAAACAGCGCCCGCTCTACAAAGCCGGCAAATCCATCGCCCTGTGGATCGAAGTCCTGCTCACCGGCTACTTCGGCTGGATGATCGCCCTCGCCGCCCAGCGCGGCCAGTGGGGCAGCATCCCCTTCCTGCTGCTCTTCCTGTTTGGCTTTGGGTATGTGGCAGCCGGCAGTCTGATGAAGCGCTTCTCGATGGCCGCGCTGCAGGCGCAGCCGGTGCGGGCGTGAGGGTGATCATCAGATCATTCCTCGATTACGCCCATCTTCGTTGTTCTACTCTTAACCCTCAAGCCAGCCAGTCCTCGACCTGCAATCCTGGAACACGTGAAAACTCGCCCACGTTGTTCGTCGCCATACTCAGCCCCTGAGACAAGGCGTGCCCAGCGAGCAGCATGTCGTAGGGACCGCACACTTTGCCGATGGACTCGAGATAGGCACGCACCTCTGCCGCCCTAACAGCTGCTGCCTCATCAAACGGCAGCACAGGCACCAGAGACATCAGGCGCATCACTTTGGCGCGCTCACCGACGGGATTCTGGCATTTGAGCACTCCGGTGAGCAACTCAAAGGCCGTCACCGTGGAAATGGCGCAATCCGAGGGCTGGAGCAGTTGCAGCCGCTGCACCGTTTTTTCACGCCCCTTCATCAGGGCGATGCAGATATTGGTATCCAGCAGCACCTTCATGCATCCAGCGGTGCGATGGCGGGCGCTGTCCCCTGAGCCGGACGCTCAAACGCAGCATCATCAATGTGGATCTCTTCGAGGAAGCCCTGCGGCCACGTTTTCTGTACTTCACTATCAAACATGACTATGACACGACAGTGGCGCGAGAACACTTCAGGGACTGGGCTGCCCAGAGTCAGATGCCGGGGATCCTCCAGCACGGCCGCAGATTCAAAGAAGCTCATGCTTTGAAGATGGCGGCTGAAGGCTGGACTTTCAACTGGCTTGATCAGCCCTCCGCATTCCACGCGTAACTTTTCTCCGCGCTCAGGGTTAAGGGATGCCGACATGACTCCGCTTTGCTCCCGCATCCACTCTCGCTCCTACACTTTCCCTCTCGTTCGCTCTCTTGCCTCCGCCTTTGCGCTGGCGGCTCCTGCGCTGCTTTCTGCGGCTACCGCAGGCACAGACTGGCCGCGCTTTCTCGGACCCACGGGGGCGGCGGTGGTGGGCGAATCGAAGATCCCGCTGAAGTGGAGCGACACGGAAAACCTGCTCTGGAAGGCCGCCATGCCCGGCCCGGGCTCCTCCAGCCCCATCGTCTCCGGAGAGCGTGTCTTCGTCACCTGCTGGAGCGGTTATGGCGACAAGGAGGGTGCGAACGACATGCGCCAGCTCACGCGCCACCTCGTGTGCCTGAACCGCGCCGATGGCAAGATCCTATGGGATGCCAAAGTGCCCAGCGCGGCTGCGGAAGATCCATTTCAAGGCTTCATCACCGAGCACGGCTATGCCACGCAGACCCCCGTGACGGATGGCGAGCGCGTGTATGTCTTCTATGGCAAGACCGGGGCTCTAGCCTTTGACCTTCAGGGCAAAAAGCTCTGGCAGACCTCCTGCGGCACCAGCTCCGGCCAGCGCCGCTGGGGCTCAGGCGCCAGCCCCATCCTGCATGGTAATGTGCTCATCGTAAACGCCAGCGATGAATCCCAGCTCCTCTACGGCCTGGACAAGCTGACCGGCAAGGTGCTGTGGAAGGCCGAGGGCGACTACGGCATGGCCTACGGCACGCCCAGCATCCTCAAGCACGACGGCGTGGATGACCTCGTGATCGCCATCCCGCAGGAGCTCTGGGGCATGAATCCCGAAACCGGCAAGCTGCGCTGGTATGCCGCGCACGGTCTGACCGGCAATGTCTCCCCAAGCATTGTTCCCGGAGCTGCGGGGCAGGTGTTTGTCTTTGGCGGCTTCCCCTCCACCCGCAGCGTGGGCATCAGCGTGAAGCCGGGTGCCAAGGGCGATCTCGGCACTTCTGCCGTTCTGTGGGACAGCAGCTCCAGCACCTACGTGCCCACTCCCGTGTACAAAGACGGCTATCTTTATGTCATCAATGATCAGGGCTTCGCCCTGTGCATCGACGCCAAGACCGGCGAAGCCGTTTATCGCGAGCGCGTGACCATGGGCTCGCGCGGTGGTGGCAAGCCCTTCTACGCCTCGCCCGTGCTGCTCGGCGACAAGCTGGTGTGCGTCTCCCGCCGCAACGGCACCTTCATCCTGGCCGCCAGCCCGAAGTACCAACTCCTGGGCACGAACGAATTTGCCAAGGACACCACCTACTTCCACGGCACGCCCGCCGTGAGCGGGGACAGGCTGATCCTGCGCAGCAATCAGGCGGTGTATTGCGTGGGGGGGAAGTGAGGGAGGCTTGCCATGGTTGGCTGTCGTTTGCGATTGTTTGCAGTGGTTTGCCAGAGTGCGAAAACGCGCGCGAGCACAAGCGCATAGAAACGTAGCGACATAGCGACACATACTCGCCTAGAGCTCCGCGCTTGCACAGCTATAGCAAACCATCGCCAACAACCGCAAACCACTGCAAACTCTGCCCACTGCTTTTTCGCACCTGTTTCCGTGCTTTTGTGCTTCTCGGGGGCGGTTTCTCCTACGCAGGGCGTTGGGTGTCCAAAACGGCGGCGAAAGGCCGTGCCGTGCGCGGCGTAGTCCTGCGCCATGATTCGCTCCTTGCTCTTCGCCGTCGGCGCACTCGCGCTTCTCTCCTCCCCAGCCAGCGCCCAGAACATCCGTGCGGGCATCATCGGGCTGGACACCTCCCACGTGCTGGCCTTCACCAAGACGCTGAACACCACGCCGCAGAAGCCGGAGGTCATGGGCGTGCGCCTGGTGGCCGCGTATCCGCAGGGGTCCAAGGACATTCCCTCCAGCACCCAGCGCGTGCCGGAGTACACGGAGAAGGTGAAGGCCATGGGCGTGGAGATCGTGCCCAGCATCCACGACCTGCTGGACAAGGTGGACGTGGTCTTTCTGGAGTCCAATGACGGCCGCGTGCACCTGGAGCAGGTGCTGCCGTGCCTGGAGGCGCACAAGCCCGTCTTCATCGACAAGCCCATCGCCGGCACGCTGGTGGACGCCATCAAGATCCTCGACGCCTCCAAGAAGGCCAGCATCCCGGTCTTCTCGTCATCCTCCCTGCGCTTTGGCAAAGGCACCAAGGCCGTGCGCGGTGGCAGCGTGGGCAAAGTGCAGAAGGCCAATACCACCAGCCCCGCCAGCCTGGAGGAGCACCACCCTGACCTCTTCTGGTACGGCATCCACGGTGTGGAGTCCCTCTTTACCGTCATGGGCACCGGCTGCCAAAGCGTGAAGCGCGGCACCGTGATGGAGGAAGTGACCACCGTGGACAAGGCCACCAAGAAGGAGAGCAAGCAGACCGTCAGCCGCATCACCGTGACCGGCACCTGGGAAGGTGGCCGCACCGGCACCTTTACCGAGTCCAAAGGCTACGGCGGCAAGGCCATTGGCGAGAAAGGCGAGGCCGACATCGGCACCTACGACGGCTATGATCCCCTGCTCTACGCCGCCGTTCACTTCTTCCGCACCGGCGTGGCCCCCGTGACCCCCGAGGAAACCCTGGAGATCTACGCCTTCATGGAAGCCGCCGATGAGAGCAAACGCCGCGGCGGTGCTGAAGTCACGATCAAGGAAGTGATGGACAAGGCCCTGGCCGAGGCGCGGAAGTAAGCCGCCCCTAAGCGCGGAGCGGACATCCATTCCCGCTCCGCCAGCGTTACTCCTGCATCTCCTCAACCCCCCGAGAATTCACTCGTGGGACCTGTGGGTGACGGCCATGAAAAAACATTCTGTTATGCGCAACAAGATCGCTGCCGTGGGTTTTTCCTGCCAGCCATCGCCA
This window contains:
- a CDS encoding cellulose synthase family protein, translated to MIVWDNFFWFTSYILVFTALSAFGAHRIKVLYHFWKHRDDVPVPAYEFKELPFVTVQLPIFNELHVVENLLRTVSALDYPRDRLQIQVLDDSTDETAPHAEKLSADLKAQGFDIEYRHRTNRHGFKAGALDEGMATAKGEYICIFDADFQPAPDYLKQVIHHFSNERVGMVQARWGHLNKDFSLLTKLQALFLDGHLVLEQTARSRHGEFLNFNGTAGIWRRKAIEDGGGWQHDTLTEDLDLSYRAQLRGWKFIYLKDVVVPAELPPDMDGFKSQQHRWTKGSIQVCKKILMDVWRSDIPLRLKIEATSHLTSNFAYLLTLCTLVLMYPANFVMGSSWHKAVFVDVPVFFFASLSVVIFYMTAQGAQQRGGWLKTLPYVPMLLALGIGMSINNGKAVLEALMNQSSEFVRTPKYGVESKAQAAKQRPLYKAGKSIALWIEVLLTGYFGWMIALAAQRGQWGSIPFLLLFLFGFGYVAAGSLMKRFSMAALQAQPVRA
- a CDS encoding PIN domain-containing protein, translated to MKVLLDTNICIALMKGREKTVQRLQLLQPSDCAISTVTAFELLTGVLKCQNPVGERAKVMRLMSLVPVLPFDEAAAVRAAEVRAYLESIGKVCGPYDMLLAGHALSQGLSMATNNVGEFSRVPGLQVEDWLA
- a CDS encoding outer membrane protein assembly factor BamB family protein; this translates as MTPLCSRIHSRSYTFPLVRSLASAFALAAPALLSAATAGTDWPRFLGPTGAAVVGESKIPLKWSDTENLLWKAAMPGPGSSSPIVSGERVFVTCWSGYGDKEGANDMRQLTRHLVCLNRADGKILWDAKVPSAAAEDPFQGFITEHGYATQTPVTDGERVYVFYGKTGALAFDLQGKKLWQTSCGTSSGQRRWGSGASPILHGNVLIVNASDESQLLYGLDKLTGKVLWKAEGDYGMAYGTPSILKHDGVDDLVIAIPQELWGMNPETGKLRWYAAHGLTGNVSPSIVPGAAGQVFVFGGFPSTRSVGISVKPGAKGDLGTSAVLWDSSSSTYVPTPVYKDGYLYVINDQGFALCIDAKTGEAVYRERVTMGSRGGGKPFYASPVLLGDKLVCVSRRNGTFILAASPKYQLLGTNEFAKDTTYFHGTPAVSGDRLILRSNQAVYCVGGK
- a CDS encoding Gfo/Idh/MocA family protein, with the translated sequence MIRSLLFAVGALALLSSPASAQNIRAGIIGLDTSHVLAFTKTLNTTPQKPEVMGVRLVAAYPQGSKDIPSSTQRVPEYTEKVKAMGVEIVPSIHDLLDKVDVVFLESNDGRVHLEQVLPCLEAHKPVFIDKPIAGTLVDAIKILDASKKASIPVFSSSSLRFGKGTKAVRGGSVGKVQKANTTSPASLEEHHPDLFWYGIHGVESLFTVMGTGCQSVKRGTVMEEVTTVDKATKKESKQTVSRITVTGTWEGGRTGTFTESKGYGGKAIGEKGEADIGTYDGYDPLLYAAVHFFRTGVAPVTPEETLEIYAFMEAADESKRRGGAEVTIKEVMDKALAEARK